A genomic window from Triticum urartu cultivar G1812 chromosome 7, Tu2.1, whole genome shotgun sequence includes:
- the LOC125522937 gene encoding putative disease resistance protein At1g50180 isoform X2 gives MAQSAVSTVLGSVGNLAVQETTFLCAVTLEVSLLKDELMRLQAYLRDADSKRRSGIETVAVLLSQIRTAAYEAQNVIEAADYMEKRNRLKKGFMGAISRYARLPSDLATLRKIGVDIQHVRRKLTDIFASAERLNINLDNNVPVEDESPQDDGPIHLNSEDDVVMVGFEDEHKEIVDKLVDNDSGLSVVSILAMGGAGKTTLARKVYASSRVKKHFGTVAWVTVSQKFKGVDLLKDIMKQIIGHKDESVDQMKEYEVGKKINEFLSQKRYLVVLDDVWETDTWEQLNGMITVFPDATNGSRVLLTTRKEDVANHVQMPTYVHPLKKLDEDKSWQLFSS, from the coding sequence ATGGCGCAGTCGGCCGTGAGCACCGTGCTCGGGAGCGTGGGCAACCTTGCAGTACAGGAGACTACTTTCTTGTGTGCAGTCACCCTTGAAGTGTCCTTGTTGAAAGATGAGCTCATGAGGTTGCAGGCCTACCTCAGAGACGCCGACAGCAAAAGAAGGTCAGGAATTGAAACAGTTGCTGTCTTGCTGAGCCAGATTAGGACGGCAGCTTATGAAGCTCAAAATGTCATTGAAGCTGCAGATTACATGGAGAAGAGAAACAGGCTCAAGAAGGGATTCATGGGTGCTATTTCCAGGTACGCTCGCCTACCGAGTGACTTGGCCACCCTTCGTAAAATCGGTGTTGACATTCAACATGTAAGAAGGAAGCTCACTGATATTTTTGCAAGTGCGGAAAGACTGAATATTAATTTGGATAATAATGTTCCTGTTGAGGATGAATCTCCACAAGATGATGGTCCTATACATCTAAACTCTGAAGATGATGTTGTCATGGTTGGTTTTGAGGATGAACACAAGGAAATAGTGGACAAGTTAGTTGACAATGATTCTGGGCTTAGTGTTGTGTCTATACTTGCCATGGGTGGCGCTGGAAAAACAACACTTGCTAGAAAAGTCTACGCATCATCTAGAGTCAAAAAACACTTTGGCACGGTTGCTTGGGTGACTGTATCTCAAAAGTTCAAGGGTGTTGATTTGCTAAAAGATATTATGAAACAAATCATAGGGCACAAGGACGAGTCAGTTGACCAAATGAAGGAGTATGAAGTGGGAAAGAAGATCAATGAATTTCTATCACAAAAAAGGTACTTAGTAGTTCTTGATGATGTTTGGGAAACAGATACATGGGAGCAATTAAACGGAATGATTACAGTCTTTCCAGATGCAACTAATGGTAGTAGAGTACTGTTAACCACACGAAAAGAAGATGTTGCAAACCATGTTCAGATGCCAACCTATGTTCATCCTTTGAAGAAATTAGATGAAGATAAAAGTTGGCAACTTTTTAGTAGCTAA
- the LOC125522937 gene encoding probable disease resistance protein At1g58602 isoform X1, with amino-acid sequence MAHRWIEKIRVHDILRDWSLEEARQDRFLDVIDKTSGQFGAPLTDIMVSYHSSYQGFSGQNLQARPNLRALTGFRLQSISLPKLRFLRVLHIENSSLQNFSKAIGECIHLRCLMLRKCGHVTTLPSSIGQLLYLQTIDTRGTDIGLVPSSVWGIPSLRHVYLDNYISPPWGVEQKELQTLWLDFPHSRHLYYNLDMLRFLGQMTQLTTMMLGTNRPIPEEMMNILADKPRLVDVVLDGFSELDRWPESHYFPQGLRSFSLTAGAMKQDPMPILEKLPCLVVLKLSGYIGRTMSCSAGGFPRMQNLQLIDFRTEEWKIEAGAMPKLSHLILKRFFMMRKLPEGLLHLQSLNYLELEFMPFISVGHDSTLKELQQKGCKVTSLTLLFSLSLFYLILLCYPRSLQRGIEMFVIFVLFNLLAVLFSIFPSCIVLSGMIFSCVFLQVTKDGDPDLN; translated from the exons ATGGCACATCGATGGATTGAGAAAATAAGGGTTCATGATATTTTACGTGATTGGTCCTTAGAAGAGGCAAGACAGGACAGATTTCTTGATGTCATCGATAAAACTTCAG GCCAATTTGGGGCACCATTAACTGATATCATGGTATCATATCATTCTTCTTATCAAGGCTTCAGTGGTCAGAATTTACAGGCAAGACCTAATCTCAGAGCCCTAACTGGCTTTCGACTTCAATCAATATCCCTCCCTAAACTCAGGTTTCTTCGAGTTCTTCACATTGAGAACTCAAGCCTACAGAATTTCTCTAAGGCAATTGGTGAGTGTATTCACCTAAGATGCCTCATGCTGAGAAAGTGTGGACATGTGACGACCCTGCCTTCATCAATTGGACAACTCCTTTACTTGCAAACTATTGATACAAGGGGCACTGATATTGGACTAGTACCAAGCTCTGTCTGGGGTATCCCTTCTCTAAGGCATGTTTACCTTGATAATTATATTTCTCCACCATGGGGTGTGGAACAAAAAGAGTTGCAGACTTTGTGGTTAGATTTTCCACATAGTCGCCATTTGTACTACAATCTTGACATGTTGAGGTTTTTGGGCCAAATGACTCAACTAACAACCATGATGTTAGGAACAAACCGACCTATTCCTGAGGAAATGATGAATATACTTGCAGACAAGCCTCGCTTGGTTGATGTTGTACTCGATGGTTTTTCTGAGCTTGATAGATGGCCTGAGAGTCATTACTTCCCACAAGGCCTGCGAAGTTTCAGTTTAACTGCTGGTGCCATGAAACAAGACCCAATGCCGATATTGGAGAAGCTCCCATGTCTTGTGGTGCTGAAGTTGAGTGGGTACATTGGCCGAACCATGTCATGCTCTGCCGGTGGGTTTCCTCGTATGCAGAACTTACAGCTTATTGATTTTCGAACAGAGGAGTGGAAGATAGAGGCCGGGGCCATGCCAAAGCTCTCCCACCTGATACTCAAGAGGTTCTTTATGATGAGAAAACTTCCTGAGGGATTGTTGCACCTTCAGTCCCTCAATTACCTGGAACTAGAATTTATGCCCTTTATTTCTGTTGGACATGACAGCACATTGAAGGAGTTGCAGCAGAAAGGATGCAAGGTAACCTCCCTCACCCTCTTGTTCTCGTTAAGTTTATTTTATTTGATTTTGCTGTGCTACCCGCGTTCGTTGCAACGAGGGATCGAGATGTTTGTAATTTTTGTTTTGTTTAACTTGCTTGCGGTTTTGTTCTCTATCTTTCCCAGCTGCATTGTATTGTCTGGAATGATATTCTCTTGCGTGTTTTTGCAGGTGACTAAGGATGGAGATCCGGATCTAAACTAA